Proteins from one Podospora pseudoanserina strain CBS 124.78 chromosome 1, whole genome shotgun sequence genomic window:
- the TIM10 gene encoding protein transporter tim10 (EggNog:ENOG503P6VS; COG:U) produces MFGFGQPKLSSEEKIAAVENEIKVMTEMQTRMAKICSQKCLDSTYREGELSKGEASCLDRCSAKFFEAHTTISEQLQKEQAAKGGMMGR; encoded by the exons ATGTTCGGATTCGGCCAACCCAAGCTCTCCTCCGAGGAGAAGATCGCCGCCGTCGAGAACGAGATCAAGGTCATGACCGAGATGCAGACCCG TATGGCCAAGATCTGCTCCCAAAAGTGCCTCGACTCTACATACCGGGAAGGCGAGCTCTCCAAGGGCGAGGCCTCGTGCCTCGACCGGTGCAGCGCCAAGTTCTTCGAGGCGcacaccaccatctcggAGCAACTCCAAAAGGAGCAGGCCGCCAAGGGTGGCATGATGGGGCGGTAA